The genomic region gggtataaactAGCCTCtcagagtcacttcacaagcattttaccttTCATTGTCAGTTTCAAGGTATtcacgtcaaaataaaagttcatttttacataaaggcattgtgctagaaatattaccattatttagtagaatgtatgtgatactgctactactgttgaaaaaattaataaaactttattttttaaataaataaatcacacaatattgcttccatgttttaattttaatagcaaatcccctttatttaccaaaaaataaaatgtgtttaaatttcattaattaaaagacaaattaaatttgggtgaaacttgtttactgtttttcataaataaatttttgtaaataagtataaagaatggcattggttttatttttagtgataaaaagttggATGGGAATAGGAACAGCATTTCTGAAGATAATGCCAGGAGTGAGAGCCAGTGAAACTCCACGGACTTGAACATCCAGAGAGAACCATTCCACAAACTCATCATGATTTCTAGAATTCCCGTCTGGTCTGTACAGTGTATGAGGTCAGCAGGGGTCAGCAGGGGTCATCAAACACAATCACCTCCCATTGTGTCCCAGTAAAGCTCTCTTCCAGTGGTGATCCAGCAGGAACGCTCCAGAATCCCAGCGTTAGAGAGGAAAACCACTGCGGCACACAGCAAACACAGGACACAGGTACGTACACCATCTGTTTAACCTTCTATAAAAAGACATCAAAGTCTATATATATCTACatactaatattttttaaaatctatgccATTTCTATTGCaactgaaaattattatattaatgttaaaactCTTAACTACTTTTCAACTGCTTTAAAAAGAGATTATTGGTGTATATACATCCCATATTAAATTACTATGCATTCACTTTAacttactttattatttatttattctgacaAGTTAAATTGGCAGGTACAACTACAATTAaatagtgtgtgtctgtgtgtgtgtatatatatacataaatgcacaagtgctatatatatatatatatatatatatatatatatatatatatatatatatatatatatatatatatatatatatatatatatgtgtgtgtgtgtgtgtgtgtgtgtgtgtgtgtgtgtgtgtgtgtgtgtgtgtgtgtgtgtgtgtgtgtgtgtatgtgtgtgtgtgtaaaactttatttatttattttcattttgtaagAGTATACCACAATAGCAAAAGGCTAAAAagatcattaaatatatatatatatatatatatatatatatatatatataaacagtaaaaaTACAACATATATATCCAAATCTAAAATGATTAAGATTTTGTTAATGTAGAAATGGTTTTCCTTTAAAATACTGAAACTGTTGAGTTTTAAGTcgagtttatttacaaaaatgtgtaaaaaaaagatgaaaaaaagaagtttaaaaaacatgctttattaaatattatttaaaacagtaaaagTAGGTATTATACGCATTTCATTAAACGTTTTGAGTTTTCCCTAGCTTAAATAACGTTTTTACGAGATAAGATATGAGATgcaatgttaaatatataaataaatataattttcaggGGTTTTTTTATACAAACTTTCCATTTTTTAAAGAcgttaaatattattaatgacGACGGCATTTGTGTCGTGGATGTAGCCTAAAACCATGCCTAAAACccgacaaaaataattaaaacatttattttttttccccttcttatTAAAAATTTTCTTACAACGCTACATCAATtaccaaaacaaaattaatacagaaaataaaatctatatcTGTGAATCTAACCTTAAGACTTTTGCAGTTTCTGCTGCCGTCAAACATTTCTACATGAGTGTGTTTACGACAGTCGAGCGCGGAATCCGGCAGCGGCGTGCTCGGTCTCGCCCATAGACTGTATGGTTTCGCCAGAcagaacataaacacacacacattaataacACTCATAAAGTCATCAGTCCGGTGGATGGAGACGGTGAGGTCGCTTCGCATGTCTGAATGTGAGGGTTACAGCTCTTAACCAACGGCCTGCTTCATTGTACAGCTTCTAATGTGCTCGTGTTTATACTTTAACGCTTTCTGCTCGGCTGAATGAATGGCATGACGTCATCATTCATATCATAAACTGATCGATAATACTGCAGTCCTCTCCTCTGAGGGATATTCACCTAACTTTACGCAATATATCAATGTTCGTTCAGATGTAAAAATAATACTTGTGCTATTAATAACTGTATGGGTTTCTATATTTGTCTGTGCAGCTGTTTGAAGCTTCACTGTCTGTCAGATGAAGAATGCTTCGCTTATTCTCataattaaacaaagaaatttaaatataatactaaAGCAATATCACGATGAAATGAAGGTAGATTCGAAATGAAAGGTTAAACTGGGTTTTTGGGACtaaagtatgtaaaaaaaaatttttagcaGCTGTGATTTTGCGTAAAATATTCGAATTAAAATTACTGATATGTTCCTGTAATACCTTTTACATGTTTTGTTGTGTCATTAATAGTTTTAGGCCtcattttatttatgaaattcTCATTATTTACaacaaacaataattatttagtactaacaccataataaataatattgtatttGATATATCTAAACAATAACTATttagtaaatattatttattataacgtTAGtcgtaaataattattttgtagtagattatatattatatatttatttaaaatataataaaataataaatatttaaattaccaATTaccaaaacaaatattattattagttgcaGTTATTTACTACagcataataattaattatttactaataactagtattatatgtaatatttcaTTAGTAGTGTGATATACCTAAATAATacgtaattatttattaaatattataattttagaaattaatttctttataagtaataatttaTAAAGAAACTAGTttctaaaattataatatttaataaatatatgtaaataaataaataataaaagataaataaaaaattaattgtgtctgtgtgtgtatatatatatatatatatacacacacacacacacaatttatttatttatttatttatcttttattatttatttatttaatttaaaaaaagatataggTAGACATATTGTACATGCAGTTATAAACTGATAATCGTGTTGATGAGCAGATATCGATGAGGTTGATGAtgtcactgcatgtgtgtgtgctctggCAGGAAGTGGCTGCAGCTGTGACTTCCTGTGCATGAGTAACAGACACCACTGAACCCATCATCACTCCTCAGATCGAACGTGAACCCAACAGGATGGCGCAGGCCGTGGCCAACGTGGCTCGGAGGATCAATGCCACCATGGAGGAGCAGAGAGACTCGCTGGGTGCGGAGATCtgcttttcattacattttggctTTTTACATCCATCTCTAAGGTGAAGACGTCTTGCATTCTCTCTTAAGAAACAGAAAAGCATCACAAACATGAGATTCTTGTCTGAATCTGAGCCACACTTCAACGGTTTGGTCATTTCACAGCCCATTTTTACGtgcatgacatttattttatacgTGATGCTAATGCAAGGTTAGATTTAAAGCCAGTGAcaggaaaaaaatgcaaatgtgcGGCAAACATCTGTGAGTGTTTTACTGCATCCAAACAGTGTGAGAATGCAGATTATGTGGGAAAAAAGCTTATACTTATCAAATTTCATTTATGCTAAGTTCTTAAATTACATgtgtatttgaatacatttttccacatttttgcATTCTGTAATTTTAATTATACACTGTTAATACTcagttttggcataaaaaaattaaactttggaCTGggattgttattttaaaaaatatatatatatatatatatatataagaaaaactttccataataaataaatattaaacaaaaataatcaatAAACATTTTCCATGTAGAAAATAAgaatgaagattaaaaaaaatatatatatataatatataatatataatatagtataattaatatatatatatatatatatatatatgtattaattatattatatattttatatatatatataattttttttttaatcttcattcTTATTTTCTACATGGAAAGTTTCCTGTAgaactttctgttttttttttttactcggcATCACCAAATTGGATAATAATGGCTTTTTTTTCCAAGATGCAGGGCTgtgtaattgcaaaaaaaaaaaaagttattatttattaatgctgGCCTGTTTAGTTCAGCCTGTGCTCAGTAGATGGTGCTGTTGTGCTGTGAAGCTCCTCGAAATCACATATTCACTTGATTTTGACCATTTCCCAGTTCATCAAGCATCATTTTccttaaatcatcatattagtcATATATTGCCAAGAGTAAACCTGTTTTGCAATCAGTGGCATTGTGAAGCCAACACTTTGattatcaacacacacacatcaagagCCTCTGAATTACTATATTAATTCTGTCCATCAGTCTGATAGTGTTCGGCTGAGTGATTGCACAATGGGAGCTTGTGGATATACAGAGGCGACGGCTCTCTTAATTACAGCACTCATATTAACGAACTGATTTCACCTCTGAGTCGATCTGAATCTACTCTGTGTTCTGCCTCAGATCTGTCCGACTGTGGCCTTGTTAGTTTCCCCGACGGTGTCTTCAAAATGATCCGCAGCTGCACAGACAACATCCAGAAGATCTCTCTGGCCAACAACCAGATCAAAGCCTTGAGCAACAAGTTCTTCCTCACCTTTACTCAGTTAAGAGGTGAGAGACGAAGCCTTGGTgaatgtaagaaacaaatctgttCTAAAACACCTGAAGGGTAGTGTACATACATGTCGAACTCTGCTGCAAAATATGAATCAAATCCAATATTGAAGTAGTTAGTTCATGCACAGTGCCTTCTGGGAGATTCTTGGAttgcacagacacacagatagTAGAGTCCGATTGAAGTAGAGTGTTCTGGTCTCGCTGTAGAGCTGGTTCTGCAGGGGAACGTCCTCACAACGCTGCCGGAGGCGATCGGAAACATGCAGCACTTGATCAGCGTCGATCTCTCCAGAAACACGCTGAGGGTTTTCCCCGAGCGGCTGACGGATGTGAGCAGCCTCCAGCACATCAGCGTGGAGGAGAACCACATCACAGGTGACACACAGATGAATTAACTAGATGTGCATCGTGATGATTCCAGGATTGTGTTTGCAGTatcccaaacctgcatgactcGCACTGACACGGGAGTTCAGCACAATATCTGCTGTaggattattttagtattattcattgtggctttttgtcatttttagagaCATTCctatatcattttaattaattatttcatagttttagtatttca from Carassius carassius chromosome 40, fCarCar2.1, whole genome shotgun sequence harbors:
- the lrrc20 gene encoding leucine-rich repeat-containing protein 20 isoform X1; translated protein: METIEREPNRMAQAVANVARRINATMEEQRDSLDLSDCGLVSFPDGVFKMIRSCTDNIQKISLANNQIKALSNKFFLTFTQLRELVLQGNVLTTLPEAIGNMQHLISVDLSRNTLRVFPERLTDVSSLQHISVEENHITELPMEKLSLMPALKSLDARSNPLTPETTSFPHHFTLLT
- the lrrc20 gene encoding leucine-rich repeat-containing protein 20 isoform X2, producing the protein MAQAVANVARRINATMEEQRDSLDLSDCGLVSFPDGVFKMIRSCTDNIQKISLANNQIKALSNKFFLTFTQLRELVLQGNVLTTLPEAIGNMQHLISVDLSRNTLRVFPERLTDVSSLQHISVEENHITELPMEKLSLMPALKSLDARSNPLTPETTSFPHHFTLLT